A single uncultured Methanolobus sp. DNA region contains:
- a CDS encoding rhomboid family intramembrane serine protease, with translation MDKKCWICGKEEAIPFKCRFCGNTFCSRHRLPEQHACEGLEQMKKDGYFSSGNTGYGANSADDIFKDVLKDTAKYAAKSAVKGVGNNIKYSMKNSPAMAIIYLCIFSFILQMIFRPEYMQFFQLVPALVLQKPWTLVTHMFIHSGFTHLLFNMLVLFFFGPELERRAGKKIFMYVYFTAGLVAAIAYTLTSSSPYTPVVGASGAIMGIFAALAIVAPDIRVYVYFIPMQITHALILFVLLDFFLLGANDMVAHTAHLSGALVGVLMGSRIKRAQIRYNYDNMYHRRR, from the coding sequence TTGGACAAAAAATGCTGGATATGTGGCAAAGAAGAGGCAATTCCCTTCAAATGCCGTTTTTGCGGAAATACATTTTGTTCCAGACACAGGCTTCCCGAGCAGCATGCATGCGAAGGTCTCGAACAGATGAAAAAAGATGGCTACTTCAGTAGTGGAAATACCGGTTATGGAGCAAATTCTGCTGATGATATATTCAAAGATGTTTTGAAGGACACTGCAAAATATGCAGCTAAAAGTGCAGTAAAAGGTGTTGGAAATAACATTAAGTACTCCATGAAGAACAGCCCTGCAATGGCCATTATATATCTGTGTATTTTCTCGTTTATATTGCAAATGATATTTAGGCCGGAATATATGCAATTTTTCCAGCTTGTGCCTGCCTTGGTATTGCAGAAGCCATGGACACTTGTAACTCACATGTTCATCCATTCTGGTTTTACCCACTTACTCTTCAATATGCTAGTCCTATTCTTCTTCGGGCCTGAACTTGAAAGAAGGGCAGGTAAGAAAATATTCATGTATGTGTACTTTACAGCAGGTTTGGTAGCTGCCATTGCGTATACCTTAACAAGCAGCAGCCCTTACACTCCAGTTGTAGGTGCCAGCGGTGCAATTATGGGTATATTTGCAGCGCTTGCAATTGTAGCACCGGATATCAGAGTATATGTATACTTCATCCCAATGCAGATAACACATGCACTGATACTCTTTGTACTGTTAGACTTCTTCCTGCTTGGAGCAAATGACATGGTTGCCCACACAGCCCATTTGAGTGGAGCCCTTGTGGGAGTTCTTATGGGAAGCAGGATAAAGAGAGCGCAGATACGCTATAACTACGACAATATGTACCACAGAAGAAGGTGA
- the cdhA gene encoding CO dehydrogenase/acetyl-CoA synthase complex subunit alpha: protein MSDLEAGHFSIDELENVQITIGKIVGAIEKKAKEEGVEVGPTPKPGISGLRDWDYTLLARYQPVYTPVCDQCCYCTFGKCDLSDNKEGACGINMEAHQARETLLRVITGAAAHAGHGRHILHHLIHLYGEDKPIEVGPSNLIAPNTQAVTGIKPETLGDLEEVMDYVEEQLTQLLATIHAGQEGAAIDFESKILHGGMLDHVGMEVSDLAQISCLGMPKSDPEAPLVEIGMGCIDSSKPVLVVIGHNVAGVTNIMDYIHDHGLEDKMELAGLCCTAIDMTRYQTDQGQKPQAKVIGTLAKELKMIRSGVPDVIVVDEQCVRADVLDEAKKLSIPVITTNEKIMYGLRNRSKDSPADIIEDLSTFKEPGALILDFDVLGEVAPELAIKMSKIRDEMGVKALPSEEELQELSAKCVQCGACEMDCPDNLPIMEAMKAGADKDFSKFEYLHDKCIACGRCDQACPKDIPVLNMIEKASQKLIREEKGLMRAGRGQISDPEIREEGVNLVLGTTPGIVAMVGCSNYPDGTKDLYDVADEMLKRNYIVVMSGCSAMDLGMYKNEDGETLYEKYPAKFLAGNLINVGSCVSNSHITGTAIKVAAIFAQRQVSGNYEEIADYITNRIGAVGVAWGAYSQKAASIASGCNRLGIPVVVGPHGSKYRRALIGKPYQEDDWKVYDARDGSEMPIPAAPEFLLTTAESIEELLPMLAKNCIRPSDNNMGRMIKLTHYMELSQKYLGHRPEDWYKFVRTETDLPLAKREELLKILEADHGWEIDWKRKKILSGPSMKSDVSAQPTNVKRLCKGEC from the coding sequence ATGAGCGACTTAGAAGCTGGACACTTTTCCATCGATGAACTGGAAAACGTTCAGATCACAATTGGCAAGATCGTGGGTGCCATTGAGAAAAAGGCAAAAGAAGAAGGAGTTGAAGTAGGTCCAACTCCAAAGCCTGGTATCTCTGGACTGAGGGACTGGGACTACACCCTTCTGGCACGTTACCAGCCAGTTTACACCCCGGTTTGTGACCAGTGTTGTTACTGTACCTTTGGTAAATGTGACCTTTCCGACAACAAGGAAGGTGCATGTGGTATCAACATGGAGGCACACCAGGCCCGTGAGACCCTTCTCAGGGTAATTACCGGTGCAGCAGCACACGCAGGACACGGACGTCACATCCTTCACCATCTGATACACCTTTATGGTGAGGACAAGCCAATAGAAGTAGGTCCATCAAACCTGATAGCACCAAACACACAGGCTGTAACAGGTATTAAGCCGGAGACACTTGGCGACCTTGAAGAAGTTATGGACTATGTTGAGGAACAGCTCACACAGTTGCTTGCAACCATCCACGCAGGTCAGGAAGGAGCAGCAATTGACTTTGAGTCAAAGATCCTTCACGGTGGTATGCTTGACCACGTAGGTATGGAAGTATCAGATCTTGCACAGATCTCCTGTCTTGGAATGCCAAAGTCTGACCCCGAGGCTCCTCTTGTAGAGATCGGAATGGGCTGCATTGACTCAAGCAAGCCGGTGCTTGTTGTGATCGGTCACAACGTAGCAGGTGTTACAAACATTATGGATTACATACATGACCACGGTCTTGAGGACAAGATGGAACTTGCGGGACTCTGCTGTACTGCAATTGACATGACACGCTACCAGACAGACCAGGGCCAGAAGCCACAGGCAAAGGTCATCGGGACCCTTGCAAAGGAACTCAAGATGATAAGGTCCGGTGTTCCTGATGTAATTGTAGTTGATGAGCAGTGTGTCAGGGCAGATGTTCTTGACGAAGCTAAGAAGCTCTCTATTCCTGTAATTACTACTAACGAAAAGATCATGTACGGCCTGCGCAACAGGTCTAAGGACAGTCCTGCAGACATCATTGAAGACCTTTCAACCTTCAAGGAACCCGGAGCACTCATCCTTGACTTCGATGTGCTCGGAGAAGTCGCACCTGAACTTGCTATCAAGATGTCAAAGATACGCGATGAAATGGGTGTTAAGGCACTTCCAAGCGAGGAAGAGCTTCAGGAGCTTTCCGCAAAGTGTGTCCAGTGTGGCGCATGTGAAATGGACTGTCCTGACAATCTTCCAATCATGGAAGCTATGAAGGCAGGAGCTGACAAGGACTTTAGCAAGTTCGAGTACCTGCATGACAAGTGTATTGCATGTGGTCGCTGTGATCAGGCATGTCCAAAGGATATTCCTGTCCTTAATATGATAGAGAAGGCATCCCAGAAACTCATACGTGAGGAGAAGGGCCTTATGCGTGCAGGAAGAGGTCAGATAAGTGACCCAGAGATCCGTGAAGAAGGTGTCAACCTTGTTCTTGGAACAACACCAGGTATCGTTGCAATGGTAGGATGTTCCAACTATCCGGATGGTACTAAGGATCTTTACGATGTAGCAGATGAGATGCTCAAGAGAAACTACATTGTTGTAATGTCAGGATGTTCCGCAATGGACCTTGGTATGTATAAGAATGAAGACGGTGAGACTCTCTATGAGAAGTATCCTGCAAAGTTCCTTGCTGGTAATCTCATTAACGTAGGTTCATGTGTTTCAAACTCACACATCACAGGAACAGCGATCAAGGTAGCCGCAATCTTCGCTCAGAGGCAGGTATCCGGTAACTACGAAGAGATCGCTGATTACATCACAAACCGTATCGGTGCTGTTGGTGTTGCATGGGGAGCTTACTCCCAGAAGGCAGCATCCATTGCATCAGGTTGTAACAGGCTCGGTATCCCTGTTGTAGTAGGACCACACGGTTCCAAGTACAGAAGGGCACTCATTGGTAAGCCTTACCAGGAAGATGACTGGAAGGTATACGATGCAAGAGATGGTTCAGAAATGCCAATCCCTGCAGCACCAGAGTTCCTGCTCACTACTGCAGAATCCATCGAAGAGCTTCTCCCAATGCTTGCAAAGAACTGTATCCGTCCATCCGATAACAACATGGGAAGGATGATCAAACTGACTCACTACATGGAGCTCAGCCAGAAGTATCTCGGTCACAGGCCAGAGGACTGGTACAAGTTCGTAAGGACAGAGACAGACCTTCCACTTGCAAAGCGTGAAGAGCTTCTTAAGATCCTTGAAGCCGACCATGGATGGGAGATCGACTGGAAACGTAAGAAGATCCTTTCAGGTCCATCAATGAAATCCGATGTTTCAGCCCAGCCTACAAATGTCAAGAGACTCTGCAAGGGGGAATGCTAA
- the cdhB gene encoding CO dehydrogenase/acetyl-CoA synthase complex subunit epsilon: protein MVDTTKNTQIYATWGRKMAKPVNPNVAGKMIAKAKRPLLVVGSEILKDEKLIEKTIAIAKKGIPVAATGHSITALVDKDIGAKYINVHSLGHYLGDKNWTGLDGQGHYDTIIFLGHKKYYLDQVLAGLKNFTDLKNLAIERHFMQNATLSFGNLKPEVHLEALDELIENI, encoded by the coding sequence ATGGTAGACACAACCAAGAACACCCAGATATACGCAACCTGGGGAAGAAAAATGGCAAAGCCTGTCAACCCGAACGTTGCAGGTAAAATGATCGCCAAGGCAAAGAGACCTCTTCTTGTTGTAGGTTCAGAGATCCTCAAAGATGAGAAACTTATAGAGAAGACAATTGCGATTGCAAAGAAGGGTATTCCGGTAGCTGCTACCGGACACTCTATCACTGCACTGGTTGACAAGGATATCGGTGCAAAATACATCAACGTTCACTCACTTGGTCACTATCTTGGAGATAAGAACTGGACAGGTCTTGACGGACAGGGTCACTATGATACTATTATCTTCCTCGGACACAAGAAGTACTATCTTGACCAGGTACTTGCGGGTCTTAAGAACTTCACAGATCTGAAGAACCTTGCAATTGAGAGACATTTCATGCAGAACGCTACACTGTCCTTTGGTAACCTGAAACCAGAGGTACACCTTGAAGCGCTTGACGAATTAATTGAGAATATTTAA
- the cdhC gene encoding CO dehydrogenase/CO-methylating acetyl-CoA synthase complex subunit beta — translation MADEFPFEISPMFEGERIRKDGMYVELGGPKSKGFELVRAAEMSEVEDNKFTLIGPDLADMEEGSRYPLAMIYKIAGELVEADLESIVERRNHEFQNYIQGFMHLNQRDDVWMRVSKDAVAKGMTSFESVAKAIMMLFKNELPFIEAVEAIYITDEAEIDKEIDNARAVYKARDERTRDLHDEDVDTFYGCTLCASFAPTNVCVVTPDRISLCGAINWFDGRAAAKVDPEGPQFAIPKGDVIDAASGEYTGVNEAAKRLSSGEYDRIKLHSFFEYPHTSCGCFEVVGFYIPEVDGIGWVDRDFAGTAPNGLQFSTMAGQTGGGKQVVGFLGIGVNYFRSPKFIESDGGWDRVVWMPKMLKDKVMVDIPEAIRDKIATEEEAADVESLRTFLKDKEHPILERWVEEEEEAPEEEEATQAAPQAGFAPQMMQMPTNFMPSMPMMSGGGSGGVKIVLKNAKVSIEKVIIKKQD, via the coding sequence ATGGCAGATGAATTCCCTTTTGAAATATCTCCTATGTTTGAAGGAGAGAGGATTAGAAAAGACGGTATGTATGTGGAACTCGGTGGCCCAAAATCCAAAGGATTTGAACTTGTAAGGGCAGCAGAGATGAGCGAAGTTGAGGACAACAAGTTCACTCTCATCGGTCCTGACCTTGCAGACATGGAAGAGGGTTCAAGATATCCTCTTGCAATGATCTACAAGATCGCAGGAGAGCTTGTAGAGGCTGACCTTGAGTCAATCGTTGAAAGAAGGAACCATGAATTCCAGAACTACATACAGGGTTTCATGCACCTTAACCAGAGAGACGATGTCTGGATGAGGGTAAGCAAGGATGCAGTTGCAAAGGGTATGACCTCATTCGAGTCTGTTGCAAAAGCTATCATGATGCTCTTTAAGAACGAGCTTCCATTCATAGAGGCTGTAGAGGCTATCTACATCACAGATGAAGCTGAGATCGACAAGGAGATCGACAATGCAAGAGCAGTCTACAAGGCAAGGGACGAAAGAACCCGTGACCTTCACGATGAGGATGTTGACACATTCTACGGATGTACTCTCTGTGCATCATTCGCTCCAACCAACGTCTGTGTCGTTACACCGGACAGGATCTCACTTTGTGGTGCGATCAACTGGTTCGACGGAAGGGCAGCAGCAAAGGTAGACCCTGAAGGTCCTCAGTTCGCAATTCCAAAAGGTGATGTAATTGACGCAGCATCTGGAGAATATACTGGTGTCAATGAAGCAGCAAAGAGGCTTTCAAGCGGTGAATATGACCGTATCAAGCTCCACTCATTCTTTGAGTACCCACACACATCCTGTGGATGTTTCGAAGTAGTAGGTTTCTACATCCCTGAAGTAGACGGTATCGGATGGGTAGACAGGGACTTCGCAGGCACAGCACCAAACGGACTTCAGTTCTCAACCATGGCAGGACAGACCGGTGGAGGAAAGCAGGTCGTTGGTTTCCTTGGAATCGGTGTCAATTACTTCCGTTCACCAAAGTTCATCGAATCCGATGGTGGCTGGGACAGAGTTGTCTGGATGCCAAAGATGCTAAAGGACAAGGTTATGGTCGACATTCCAGAAGCTATCCGTGACAAGATCGCAACCGAAGAGGAAGCAGCAGATGTCGAGAGTCTTAGAACTTTCCTTAAGGACAAGGAACACCCAATTCTTGAGAGATGGGTAGAGGAAGAAGAGGAAGCACCAGAAGAGGAAGAGGCAACGCAAGCAGCTCCACAGGCTGGATTTGCACCACAGATGATGCAGATGCCAACAAACTTCATGCCATCCATGCCAATGATGAGCGGCGGTGGATCCGGCGGTGTTAAGATCGTCCTTAAGAATGCAAAGGTAAGCATCGAGAAAGTTATCATTAAGAAACAGGACTAA
- a CDS encoding carbon monoxide dehydrogenase accessory protein CooC: MAKIIAVTGKGGTGKTATTSLLIRQLTKGDKVVLAVDADPDTNLPETLGCDTTKTIGDIKEFMHEERDNLPPDVNKESILEGKLYEILEEMPGYDLLVMGRPEGSGCYCYVNNLLRGIMNKLVTNYDVLIIDAEAGLEHFSRKIFRNVDDLVVVTDGSRRGLRTAERIRELVGELETDVSNIYVIANKVTDANRERISSTAEELGLELIGMIPVDEMIVERDLAGEPLFDLPDDSVAVQEVEKIAQKLGL; the protein is encoded by the coding sequence GTGGCTAAGATAATTGCAGTGACAGGTAAAGGCGGAACAGGGAAGACGGCAACTACCAGTCTTCTCATTCGCCAACTTACAAAGGGTGACAAGGTAGTCCTTGCCGTTGATGCGGACCCTGATACAAATCTCCCGGAAACACTGGGATGTGACACTACCAAGACAATTGGTGACATAAAAGAGTTCATGCATGAGGAACGTGACAATCTTCCTCCTGATGTCAACAAGGAATCCATACTGGAAGGAAAACTCTATGAGATCCTTGAAGAGATGCCAGGATATGACCTGCTGGTCATGGGAAGACCTGAAGGCTCCGGATGTTACTGTTATGTCAACAACCTGCTTCGTGGTATTATGAACAAGCTTGTGACAAACTATGACGTGCTCATCATCGATGCTGAAGCCGGTCTGGAACATTTCAGCAGGAAAATTTTCAGGAACGTTGATGATCTTGTGGTTGTTACGGATGGTTCACGCAGGGGTCTTAGGACCGCTGAGCGTATCAGGGAACTTGTGGGCGAACTGGAAACCGATGTTTCCAACATCTATGTTATTGCAAACAAGGTCACAGATGCAAACCGTGAGAGGATCTCCAGTACTGCTGAAGAACTCGGTCTTGAACTAATAGGAATGATCCCCGTGGATGAGATGATAGTAGAAAGAGATCTCGCCGGGGAACCTTTATTTGATCTTCCTGACGATTCCGTTGCAGTACAGGAAGTTGAGAAGATCGCTCAGAAACTTGGTTTGTAA